From Melospiza melodia melodia isolate bMelMel2 chromosome 19, bMelMel2.pri, whole genome shotgun sequence, one genomic window encodes:
- the LOC134427073 gene encoding serine/threonine-protein phosphatase 4 regulatory subunit 1-like isoform X2, whose amino-acid sequence MAVGFEDYGPDCDSMRITAFLDIPGQDNLTPLARLEKYAFSDNVFNRQIIARGLLDVFRDFSNNEEDFLTVMEIVVRLSEDAEPTVRTELMEQIPPIAIFLQESRPKFPTAFFEYLMPIVVRYLTDVNNQVRKAGQEALLILLEQDLVAQSDIENKVCPILLDLSAPDSDDEYKVEAVNIICKMASMLSRTTVEHMLLPRFCELCSDGKLFQVRKICAANFGDICNAVGQEATERLLIPKFFELCSDSVWGMRKACAECFMAVSYTTSPEVRRSKLSPLFISLISDTCRWVRQAAFQSLGPFISTFANPSSAGLYIREDGTLSIRPPAQDVNSNPCQPSNNITVMSSSANAALSSSEQPMEIKPESSTEGTSAEVHTKLSEDLNKNSLEQSSDCCASPGEDVSGLCQGDKAAAGGSEGTKESSVPGLGSGLPPAEDVFNTFLYWRPPLPDISQDLELLQFKADKHSDGCSGPCNNCVASNEIKKVLESLQEHIDDPDVQAQVQVLSAALRAAQFDSVGDCDTKKMEESGDNLQNKMILDETVVSDAACKQVQGDTLSSPASQGDINDQSSTSVLKSTDSEEQHRGTSVFLRKEQENPPFEDDKSKLQDIIPQPLLDQYLSMTDPARAQTVDTEIAKHCAYSLPGVALTLGRQNWHCLKDTYETLASDVQWKVRRTLAFSIHELAVILGDQLTAADLVPIFNGFLKDLDEVRIGVLKHLYDFLKLLHADKRREYLYQLQEFVVTDNSRNWRFRYELAEQLILILELYNPNDVYDYLRHIALTLCSDKVSEVRWISFKLVVAILQKFYANSANALGLNFINELVVRFRHCSKWVGRQAFAFICQAVVEEECMPVDQFVEHLLPSLLSLASDPVPNVRVLLAKALRQTLLEKAYFKSVGNPHLEAAEETILALQSDRDQDVSFFATIKLKQDNMDNITIEKQ is encoded by the exons TTGGCTTTGAAGATTATGGACCAGACTGTGATAGCATGAGGATAACAGCATTCTTGGATATTCCTGGCCAGGATAACTTAACTCCACTGGCTCGTCTGGAGAAATATGCCTTCAGTGATAATGTATTTAACAG GCAAATTATTGCCAGGGGTCTTCTGGATGTCTTTCGAGATTTCAGTAACAATGAGGAGGACTTTCTGACTGTGATGGAAATAGTGGTCAGGCTCTCTGAAGATGCAG AGCCCACTGTTCGCACAGAGCTGATGGAGCAGATTCCTCCTATTGCCATCTTTCTACAGGAAAGTCGACCAAAATTCCCAACAGCATTTTTTGAATACCTTATGCCCATAGTAGTGAGGTACCTCACAGATGTTAACAATCAg GTCAGAAAGGCAGGCCAGGAAGCACTGCTGATTCTGCTGGAACAAGATCTTGTGGCTCAGAGTGACATTGAAAATAAGGTGTGTCCAATTCTGCTGgacctctctgctcctgacaGTGATGATGAGTACAAGGTGGAAGCTGTCAAT ATAATCTGTAAAATGGCTTCAATGTTGAGCAGAACAACAGTTGAGCACATGCTGCTCCCTCGTTTCTGTGAGCTATGCAGTGATGGGAAGTTGTTCCAAGTCCGAAAG ATTTGTGCAGCTAATTTTGGTGACATCTGTAATGCAGTTGGGCAAGAAGCCACTGAAAGACTGCTG ATTCCCAAGTTCTTTGAGCTGTGTTCTGATAGTGTGTGGGGAATGAGGAAGGCTTGTGCTGAATGCTTTATGGCAGTGTCTTACACCACGTCCCCAGAGGTTCGCAGGAGCAAACTGTCCCCACTGTTCATCAGCCTGATCAGTGACACCTGCAGATGG GTTCGTCAGGCTGCTTTTCAGTCTCTTGGCCCATTTATTTCTACCTTTGCAAACCCTTCAAGTGCTGGTCTGTACATTCGAGAGGATGGGACACTGAGTATCCGACCACCAGCACAAGATGTGAATTCCAATCCCTGTCAGCCAAGCAACAATATCACTGTGATGTCTTCCAGTGCCAATGCTGCACTGTCCAG CTCAGAACAACCAATGGAAATCAAACCAGAATCATCGACTGAGGGGACTTCAGCAGAAGTTCATACAAAGCTCTCTGAGGACCTAAATAAAAATTCATTGGAACAAAGTTCAGATTGTTGTGCCAGCCCAGGAGAAGATGTGTCTGGCTTGTGTCAGGGTGacaaagctgctgctggtggctctgAAGGCACGAAGGAGAGCAGCGTTCcggggctgggctcggggctgccgCCTGCCGAGGACGTGTTTAACACATTCCTGTACTGGCGCCCTCCTCTGCCCGACATCAgtcaggacctggagctgctgcagttcAAGGCTGACAAGCACAGCGATGGCTGCTCTGGGCCGTGCAATAACTGTGTTGCTAGCAATGAAATAAAAAAGGTTCTAGAAAGCTTACAGGAGCACATAGATGATCCAGATGTTCAAG CTCAGGTCCAAGTGCTGtctgctgctctcagagctgctcagtTTGATTCTGTTGGTGACTGTGACACCAAAAAAATGGAAGAAAGTGGTGACAATCTTCAGAACAAAATGATTTTGGATGAAACAGTGGTTTCAGATGCTGCCTGCAAGCAGGTGCAGGGGGACACTCTTTCATCCCCTGCCTCCCAGGGTGACATCAATGACCAGTCAAGCACCAGTGTGCTGAAAAGCACA GACTCAGAGGAACAACACAGAGGAACCAGTGTCTTTTTGAGGAAAGAGCAAGAAAATCCACCATTTGAAGATGACAAGTCAAAATTACAG GACATCATCCCCCAGCCTTTACTGGACCAGTACCTGTCCATGACTGACCCTGCTCGGGCCCAGACTGTTGACACTGAGATTGCCAAGCACTGTGCCTACAGCCTGCCTGGGGTGGCCCTGACACTGGGCAGGCAGAACTGGCACTGCCTCAAGGACACCTATGAGACACTGGCTTCAGATGTACAG TGGAAGGTGCGGCGCACTCTGGCCTTCTCCATCCACGAGCTGGCTGTGATCCTGGGGGATCAGCTCACAGCTGCTGACCTGGTGCCAATTTTCAATGGCTTCCTGAAAGACCTGGATGAAGTGCGAATCGGTGTCCTCAAACACCTCTATGACTTTCTGAAG CTACTTCATGCAGACAAAAGGAGGGAGTATCTTTACCAGCTGCAAGAATTTGTGGTGACTGATAACAGCAGGAACTGGAGGTTTCGTTACGAGCTGGCAGA GCAGCTGATCCTGATCCTGGAGCTCTACAACCCCAATGATGTCTATGACTACTTAAGGCACATTGCACTGACTCTGTGCTCCGATAAAGTGTCAGAAGTTCGGTGGATCTCCTTCAAACTG GTTGTAGCAATACTGCAGAAGTTCTATGCCAACAGTGCCAATGCCCTGGGACTGAATTTCATCAATGAGCTCGTGGTGCGGTTTCGCCACTGCTCCAAGTGGGTTGGGAGACAAGCCTTTGCCTTCATTTGTCAG GCTGTAGTAGAAGAGGAGTGCATGCCTGTGGACCAGTTTGTTGAACACTTACTCCCCAGCCTTCTAAGCCTTGCATCAGATCCTGTGCCCAACGTCagggtgctgctggccaaggctctCAGGCAGACACTGCTGGAGAAAG CTTATTTTAAAAGTGTTGGCAATCCTCATTTAGAAGCTGCAGAAGAAACCATTCTAGCCCTGCAGTCTGACAGAGATCAAGATGTGTCTTTCTTTGCCACCATAAAACTGAAACAGGATAACATGGACAATATCACCATTGAAAAACAATAA
- the LOC134427073 gene encoding serine/threonine-protein phosphatase 4 regulatory subunit 1-like isoform X1: MAGIPLYFVDLQDDLDDFGFEDYGPDCDSMRITAFLDIPGQDNLTPLARLEKYAFSDNVFNRQIIARGLLDVFRDFSNNEEDFLTVMEIVVRLSEDAEPTVRTELMEQIPPIAIFLQESRPKFPTAFFEYLMPIVVRYLTDVNNQVRKAGQEALLILLEQDLVAQSDIENKVCPILLDLSAPDSDDEYKVEAVNIICKMASMLSRTTVEHMLLPRFCELCSDGKLFQVRKICAANFGDICNAVGQEATERLLIPKFFELCSDSVWGMRKACAECFMAVSYTTSPEVRRSKLSPLFISLISDTCRWVRQAAFQSLGPFISTFANPSSAGLYIREDGTLSIRPPAQDVNSNPCQPSNNITVMSSSANAALSSSEQPMEIKPESSTEGTSAEVHTKLSEDLNKNSLEQSSDCCASPGEDVSGLCQGDKAAAGGSEGTKESSVPGLGSGLPPAEDVFNTFLYWRPPLPDISQDLELLQFKADKHSDGCSGPCNNCVASNEIKKVLESLQEHIDDPDVQAQVQVLSAALRAAQFDSVGDCDTKKMEESGDNLQNKMILDETVVSDAACKQVQGDTLSSPASQGDINDQSSTSVLKSTDSEEQHRGTSVFLRKEQENPPFEDDKSKLQDIIPQPLLDQYLSMTDPARAQTVDTEIAKHCAYSLPGVALTLGRQNWHCLKDTYETLASDVQWKVRRTLAFSIHELAVILGDQLTAADLVPIFNGFLKDLDEVRIGVLKHLYDFLKLLHADKRREYLYQLQEFVVTDNSRNWRFRYELAEQLILILELYNPNDVYDYLRHIALTLCSDKVSEVRWISFKLVVAILQKFYANSANALGLNFINELVVRFRHCSKWVGRQAFAFICQAVVEEECMPVDQFVEHLLPSLLSLASDPVPNVRVLLAKALRQTLLEKAYFKSVGNPHLEAAEETILALQSDRDQDVSFFATIKLKQDNMDNITIEKQ; the protein is encoded by the exons GGATCCCTTTGTATTTTGTGGATTTGCAGGATGACTTAGATGATT TTGGCTTTGAAGATTATGGACCAGACTGTGATAGCATGAGGATAACAGCATTCTTGGATATTCCTGGCCAGGATAACTTAACTCCACTGGCTCGTCTGGAGAAATATGCCTTCAGTGATAATGTATTTAACAG GCAAATTATTGCCAGGGGTCTTCTGGATGTCTTTCGAGATTTCAGTAACAATGAGGAGGACTTTCTGACTGTGATGGAAATAGTGGTCAGGCTCTCTGAAGATGCAG AGCCCACTGTTCGCACAGAGCTGATGGAGCAGATTCCTCCTATTGCCATCTTTCTACAGGAAAGTCGACCAAAATTCCCAACAGCATTTTTTGAATACCTTATGCCCATAGTAGTGAGGTACCTCACAGATGTTAACAATCAg GTCAGAAAGGCAGGCCAGGAAGCACTGCTGATTCTGCTGGAACAAGATCTTGTGGCTCAGAGTGACATTGAAAATAAGGTGTGTCCAATTCTGCTGgacctctctgctcctgacaGTGATGATGAGTACAAGGTGGAAGCTGTCAAT ATAATCTGTAAAATGGCTTCAATGTTGAGCAGAACAACAGTTGAGCACATGCTGCTCCCTCGTTTCTGTGAGCTATGCAGTGATGGGAAGTTGTTCCAAGTCCGAAAG ATTTGTGCAGCTAATTTTGGTGACATCTGTAATGCAGTTGGGCAAGAAGCCACTGAAAGACTGCTG ATTCCCAAGTTCTTTGAGCTGTGTTCTGATAGTGTGTGGGGAATGAGGAAGGCTTGTGCTGAATGCTTTATGGCAGTGTCTTACACCACGTCCCCAGAGGTTCGCAGGAGCAAACTGTCCCCACTGTTCATCAGCCTGATCAGTGACACCTGCAGATGG GTTCGTCAGGCTGCTTTTCAGTCTCTTGGCCCATTTATTTCTACCTTTGCAAACCCTTCAAGTGCTGGTCTGTACATTCGAGAGGATGGGACACTGAGTATCCGACCACCAGCACAAGATGTGAATTCCAATCCCTGTCAGCCAAGCAACAATATCACTGTGATGTCTTCCAGTGCCAATGCTGCACTGTCCAG CTCAGAACAACCAATGGAAATCAAACCAGAATCATCGACTGAGGGGACTTCAGCAGAAGTTCATACAAAGCTCTCTGAGGACCTAAATAAAAATTCATTGGAACAAAGTTCAGATTGTTGTGCCAGCCCAGGAGAAGATGTGTCTGGCTTGTGTCAGGGTGacaaagctgctgctggtggctctgAAGGCACGAAGGAGAGCAGCGTTCcggggctgggctcggggctgccgCCTGCCGAGGACGTGTTTAACACATTCCTGTACTGGCGCCCTCCTCTGCCCGACATCAgtcaggacctggagctgctgcagttcAAGGCTGACAAGCACAGCGATGGCTGCTCTGGGCCGTGCAATAACTGTGTTGCTAGCAATGAAATAAAAAAGGTTCTAGAAAGCTTACAGGAGCACATAGATGATCCAGATGTTCAAG CTCAGGTCCAAGTGCTGtctgctgctctcagagctgctcagtTTGATTCTGTTGGTGACTGTGACACCAAAAAAATGGAAGAAAGTGGTGACAATCTTCAGAACAAAATGATTTTGGATGAAACAGTGGTTTCAGATGCTGCCTGCAAGCAGGTGCAGGGGGACACTCTTTCATCCCCTGCCTCCCAGGGTGACATCAATGACCAGTCAAGCACCAGTGTGCTGAAAAGCACA GACTCAGAGGAACAACACAGAGGAACCAGTGTCTTTTTGAGGAAAGAGCAAGAAAATCCACCATTTGAAGATGACAAGTCAAAATTACAG GACATCATCCCCCAGCCTTTACTGGACCAGTACCTGTCCATGACTGACCCTGCTCGGGCCCAGACTGTTGACACTGAGATTGCCAAGCACTGTGCCTACAGCCTGCCTGGGGTGGCCCTGACACTGGGCAGGCAGAACTGGCACTGCCTCAAGGACACCTATGAGACACTGGCTTCAGATGTACAG TGGAAGGTGCGGCGCACTCTGGCCTTCTCCATCCACGAGCTGGCTGTGATCCTGGGGGATCAGCTCACAGCTGCTGACCTGGTGCCAATTTTCAATGGCTTCCTGAAAGACCTGGATGAAGTGCGAATCGGTGTCCTCAAACACCTCTATGACTTTCTGAAG CTACTTCATGCAGACAAAAGGAGGGAGTATCTTTACCAGCTGCAAGAATTTGTGGTGACTGATAACAGCAGGAACTGGAGGTTTCGTTACGAGCTGGCAGA GCAGCTGATCCTGATCCTGGAGCTCTACAACCCCAATGATGTCTATGACTACTTAAGGCACATTGCACTGACTCTGTGCTCCGATAAAGTGTCAGAAGTTCGGTGGATCTCCTTCAAACTG GTTGTAGCAATACTGCAGAAGTTCTATGCCAACAGTGCCAATGCCCTGGGACTGAATTTCATCAATGAGCTCGTGGTGCGGTTTCGCCACTGCTCCAAGTGGGTTGGGAGACAAGCCTTTGCCTTCATTTGTCAG GCTGTAGTAGAAGAGGAGTGCATGCCTGTGGACCAGTTTGTTGAACACTTACTCCCCAGCCTTCTAAGCCTTGCATCAGATCCTGTGCCCAACGTCagggtgctgctggccaaggctctCAGGCAGACACTGCTGGAGAAAG CTTATTTTAAAAGTGTTGGCAATCCTCATTTAGAAGCTGCAGAAGAAACCATTCTAGCCCTGCAGTCTGACAGAGATCAAGATGTGTCTTTCTTTGCCACCATAAAACTGAAACAGGATAACATGGACAATATCACCATTGAAAAACAATAA